The Musa acuminata AAA Group cultivar baxijiao chromosome BXJ2-2, Cavendish_Baxijiao_AAA, whole genome shotgun sequence genome has a segment encoding these proteins:
- the LOC135605975 gene encoding aspartic proteinase PCS1-like yields the protein MASPVSGSILLFLCLLMFQNLNLLCFVMAARTMAPDSKAKPLLLPLRTQKMSTSSLPMSPNKLRFHHNVSLTVSLSVGSPPQNLSLVLDTGSELSWLLCGGSTTAFPSFRPRASSTYSPVPCSSPTCRDRTRDLPIPATCEDSTRLCHVALTYADASSSEGTLASDLLRVGESSPLRTVFGCMTSAYSSATGDLYAAGMLGMNRGALSFVSQTATRRFSYCISDRDAAGVLLLGHDTLSFLPLKYTPFVQIALPLPYFDRVAYSVQLEGIRVGRTLLPIPKSALVPDHTGAGQTMVDSGTQFTFLLGDAYSALKQEFQRQTKGVLPVLNEPDFVFQGAFDLCFRLPTGSGAPPKGLPAVVLMFSGAEVAVTEERLLYRVAGERRGRDEVWCFTFGNSDLVPMAAYVIGHHHQQNLWVEYDLEKGRVGFAPVRCDLASQRLGLVL from the coding sequence ATGGCATCCCCTGTTTCTGGTTCTATTCTCCTGTTTTTGTGCCTTCTCATGTTTCAAAACCTGAACTTGCTCTGTTTTGTGATGGCGGCACGGACTATGGCTCCTGATTCCAAGGCAAAGCCGCTTCTTCTTCCGCTGCGAACCCAGAAGATGTCGACTTCCAGCCTTCCGATGTCACCCAACAAGCTCCGGTTCCACCACAACGTCAGCCTTACCGTCTCCCTCTCCGTGGGGAGCCCGCCGCAGAACCTCTCCCTGGTGCTCGACACCGGCAGCGAGCTGTCGTGGCTCCTCTGCGGCGGCTCCACCACCGCATTTCCGTCCTTCCGTCCTCGCGCCTCCTCCACCTACTCCCCCGTTCCCTGCTCCTCCCCGACGTGTCGTGACAGGACGCGCGACCTTCCCATCCCGGCCACCTGCGAGGACTCCACCCGCCTCTGCCACGTCGCCCTCACCTACGCCGACGCTTCCTCCTCGGAGGGCACCCTCGCCTCCGACCTCCTCCGCGTCGGCGAGTCATCTCCCCTGCGCACCGTCTTTGGCTGCATGACCTCAGCCTACTCCTCCGCCACCGGTGACCTCTACGCCGCCGGCATGCTCGGCATGAACAGGGGCGCCCTCTCCTTCGTCTCCCAGACCGCCACCCGCCGCTTCTCCTACTGCATCTCCGACCGCGACGCCGCCGGCGTCCTCCTCCTCGGCCACGACACCCTGTCCTTCCTCCCCCTCAAATACACCCCCTTCGTCCAAATCGCTCTCCCCCTTCCTTACTTCGACCGGGTTGCATACTCCGTCCAACTGGAGGGCATCCGCGTGGGCCGCACGCTCCTCCCCATCCCCAAGTCGGCGCTCGTCCCGGACCACACCGGCGCGGGGCAGACCATGGTCGACTCGGGGACGCAGTTCACCTTCCTCCTCGGCGACGCCTACAGCGCGCTGAAGCAAGAGTTCCAAAGGCAGACAAAGGGGGTCCTGCCGGTGCTGAACGAACCGGACTTCGTCTTCCAGGGGGCGTTCGACCTGTGCTTCCGGTTACCAACCGGTTCCGGCGCGCCGCCGAAGGGGTTGCCGGCGGTGGTACTGATGTTCAGTGGAGCGGAGGTGGCGGTGACGGAGGAGCGGCTGCTGTACCGGGTAGCTGGGGAGCGGCGGGGGCGGGACGAGGTGTGGTGCTTCACCTTCGGGAACTCGGACTTGGTGCCCATGGCGGCGTACGTGATCGGGCACCACCACCAGCAGAACCTGTGGGTGGAGTACGACCTGGAGAAGGGCCGCGTCGGGTTCGCTCCCGTGCGCTGCGACCTGGCTAGCCAAAGACTCGGTCTGGTGCTGTGA
- the LOC135605976 gene encoding glycerol-3-phosphate acyltransferase 5-like, with the protein MEDRRSGRPASGSIVSELEGTLLKDVDPFPYFMLVAFETSGLVRFVVLLLLWPLLRLLDLFRLGQLGLRLMVFVAVAGVRESEIEAVARAVLPKFYVEDVDVAAWNAFSAFERRAVVTRCPTVMVERFAKDHLGAVEVVGCELEVSRSGYATGFLKKVEKSLAEQVMAVCGKEKADVGLCTSASAQSFSFLCKELHRMPVSADPVHNEEEQRRPPPVIFHDGRLVRRPTPFTALLTILWIPFGIVLAFVRIAVGLTVPIWVIPYIARPFGGALIVRGRPPPPVSGSTTGVLFVCTHRTLMDPVVLSTVLGRKVPAVTYSISWLSEILSPIRTVRLSRDRQVDAERIRSELAKGDLVVCPEGTTCREPFLLRFSALFAELTDRIVPVAMNYRVGFFHATTARGWKAMDPIFFFMNPRPIYEVTFLNQLPWEATCSAGKSPHDVANYVQRILAASLGFECTNYTRKDKYRMLAGNDGTVNFNLASPLVERAKEVLRFLRWTT; encoded by the exons ATGGAGGATCGCCGCTCGGGCCGGCCGGCATCCGGCTCCATCGTGTCGGAGCTCGAGGGTACGCTTCTTAAAGACGTCGACCCCTTCCCTTACTTCATGCTCGTCGCGTTCGAGACGTCGGGCTTGGTCCGATTCGTGGTGCTGCTGCTCCTGTGGCCCCTGCTCCGCCTGCTCGACCTGTTCCGCCTCGGCCAGCTCGGGCTCAGGCTCATGGTCTTCGTGGCCGTCGCGGGAGTGCGGGAGTCGGAGATCGAGGCGGTGGCGAGGGCCGTGCTGCCCAAGTTCTACGTGGAGGACGTGGACGTGGCGGCGTGGAACGCCTTCAGCGCGTTCGAGCGGCGGGCGGTGGTGACGCGGTGCCCGACGGTGATGGTGGAGAGGTTCGCGAAGGACCACCTCGGTGCCGTCGAGGTAGTGGGATGTGAGCTCGAGGTTAGTCGATCCGGGTACGCCACCGGGTTCCTCAAGAAAGTAGAGAAGTCCTTGGCCGAGCAGGTGATGGCCGTCTGTGGGAAGGAGAAGGCTGATGTAGGTTTGTGCACATCGGCCTCGGCACAGTCATTCTCATTTCTGTGCAAG GAACTACATCGCATGCCAGTCTCCGCTGACCCGGTGCACAACGAGGAAGAACAAAGACGACCGCCGCCGGTGATCTTCCATGACGGCCGCCTCGTGCGCCGTCCCACGCCATTCACAGCACTCCTCACCATTTTGTGGATACCATTTGGTATAGTGCTCGCCTTCGTCCGCATCGCGGTGGGTCTGACCGTCCCCATATGGGTCATCCCTTACATCGCACGCCCGTTCGGCGGAGCGCTCATCGTGAGAGGCCGGCCGCCGCCACCCGTCTCCGGCTCTACCACCGGCGTCCTCTTCGTGTGCACCCACCGCACCCTCATGGATCCGGTGGTCCTGTCGACGGTCCTCGGTCGCAAGGTCCCGGCCGTCACGTACTCCATATCCTGGCTGTCGGAGATCCTGTCACCGATCCGCACCGTCCGGTTGAGCAGGGACCGGCAGGTGGACGCGGAGCGCATCAGGAGCGAGCTTGCCAAAGGCGACCTGGTGGTGTGCCCCGAGGGCACCACATGCAGGGAGCCCTTTCTGCTGCGGTTCAGCGCCCTCTTCGCCGAGCTGACTGACCGGATCGTGCCGGTGGCCATGAACTATCGCGTCGGCTTCTTCCATGCGACCACGGCGAGGGGGTGGAAGGCGATGGAccccatcttcttcttcatgaacCCCCGGCCAATCTACGAGGTCACGTTCCTCAACCAGCTGCCGTGGGAGGCGACGTGCTCTGCCGGGAAGAGCCCGCATGACGTTGCCAACTACGTGCAGAGGATCCTGGCGGCCTCGCTTGGCTTCGAATGCACCAACTACACGAGGAAGGACAAGTACCGGATGCTCGCCGGCAACGACGGGACTGTCAACTTCAATTTGGCCTCGCCATTGGTGGAGCGAGCGAAGGAGGTGCTGCGGTTTCTGCGCTGGACTACGTGA